Within Anopheles nili chromosome 3, idAnoNiliSN_F5_01, whole genome shotgun sequence, the genomic segment ttcgttctctttcggTCGCAACCAAAATTGGTCCATTTTTGAAGCCGCTTGCGTGTAGCAGATCCCACCGAGTTGCCTCATCTATTATAGCTCGTTCTAAACAAAAATGGCGCTCGCGATCAGCAAGGGCGGCTAAATTTGTGCACGACACTGTCTCCACGTCACCTTGGCGAGTTTGATGGACAGCTCGTTCGAAAGATGAACCAAGCGCCGCCAGTGCAATATAGGGCAGATCgagccaacaacaaaaacaacgctCGAAGTGATCTTTCGCGTTGTTATTCTTTTCCATGGAGCAATTACAGCTGTCCCATGTTGCTGTGCAGCTCTTCTTCCAAGGTTTTACGATGGATTAGGTGTCGGAGGGTTGTAGAATAACAAACGTGGGCGAGTTTTTTCAGACCTACTTATCCGAAGGGACATTTTCCCTCGACTGTTAACATCACGTAGAGATTTTCATTCACTTCTCGCTTGCACTGTGGCCCCAGTAAGCGCCATGTAATTACATCCGTCCGTTTACAATATATTGCAATCCCTCGGCATGGCGTGTAAACTAGCGCAATGGCTTTGGAAACTAATTACACCCAGCGTTCGTTGTTTCGTTCACGTGAAGGCTCGTTCCCGGTGTTGTCGTGTGTAGGAAAGTAATTAAACTCGTTCGCAAAACCCAACGATCTCGTCGATGGAGCGCTAATACACCTCGGTGTAATAAAACCCCGCTCATGTCACCAGGTTATCAGCCCACCCAAAAGGCGTCGTTGGTCCAAGCGAATGGGCCGAAGAAAATGCAAcgttgtgtgtgctttgctaAGACGTCGCCGGAGGAAAagaagtttttctttccctatGCTCGAGTTTTTGCGCGACAAAGTCGTGGGAATCCAACCGTCTGGAAGTGCGTATTTTTAGCCACGAACCCAACAAACTCGACGCGTTTGGAAAATACCCATCCTGACACATGAAACGCCAAGAATGCCCTCCACCGTCTTATCATCCGGTCGAACCGGGTGGCCACATTCCAAGCGCCGGTTCAACTCGATTGGCCCATTTGCTGCGATGACGGGCGTCAAAACACGCTTGAAATAAATGCCTTTCCGTCGGTCGGGGCaatgaaggaggaaaaaagccacctcacttacacacacgcacgcacgcacgcagagAAAACTCTGCGCCACCTTGGATCAACGCGTTCGGCTTTTCCGGTGGGGCAGTCGTACGATAAGGAGTAGCCGCGTTGTTTATTCGGCGTGAATCTGCTCGCAAAAACGGACTGAAACGCGGAAATTCCAAACTCCTGTCTGAGAGGGTGGTGCGAGTTTTCCGACGGGCGCTCGCTTTCTTGCGCATTCCGCGTGGAAATTCCAATCGGAAACTCGCATTTTCCGCGAACAAGCTGATGGCCAAGGATGAGCAGCTGTTTGTGAAgtgaaattgcaaaaaaaaatcaagaagcGCATCTCAACGCTCCAGGTTGGGTGTAATTTTCCAGAAACTGCTCTGCTGGCGTGAGGTgctaggggggggggagaacgagagagagggagcagGAGGTGAAGATGAATTCCTTTCCATCGCGCGCTTTAAAAAATGGCGAACCCGGGtgactaaaaataaacaaaacgaagcgaGAAGCCAGCCCAGCGCGCGTATCACTATCATCATCGCACTTTATAACTCATTTCCCACTCCACGCGGGTGCGGGAAATgacgcattttcccaccccgatTGGAGAGCTGCGTGAGGATGGATtggcaaaacaaaccatcgcgGTCTTCGATCGGGAATGTTAATTAGCGACAGCAAGAAGGAATGCCGCAAGGTAGGATGGTCTTTTATACGTGTTAAAATGTGTGAGTAACAAAGTATTCCTTTTTACGAGATGCCTACTTGATTAGGTTAGCATGTAGTGACCTGGGACTGAAAATCGAAGGACAGTTTTGATGGGAAATCGGAACGAGTGAGGAACATGACTTGCCGACTAACAGATGGCTCCGCTTAAGGACCTGCTAAATGATCGAAGCTAGTGAAGATTCAGTTTAAAAACGAATCTATatcgaaaccattttttttgtaatgtgatggaggcgcccagtggaTGTTACACATGATTTAATTcacgattttatttttgtttatttgtttttaaaataaccaaaatttcaatttcattgtACCGACATACGATGAAGGCGCCCAGTGGATGTTATTCATGGTTTCATTCATGATTTCTTTGTTGTTTTAGTGTTTTCAAGAGgattttttattctgttttAGGGTTTTCAAACGTCGTAATGTGTCGAGGCAAGGAGGGCAACATTCTTACGTACGAGTACGAGAGATGATCGAAAGATGGATGTGCTACTTCAACGGGCAACTAAACGCAGCGGATTTGGAGGAGGCCAACAACGGTTCAGGCAGAATCAAGCAGCACATTTGCCGGGAGATAGATGACGATGTGCTCCCACCATTCTTGAACGAggcagcgatgggctggtggcAAAACTATTCAAAATGGGTTCAGTACAGCTTGCCGTCAGTATGCACCAGCTAATTGTGAAATTCTGGGAGCAGGAAAGGATACCGGAGGACTGGAAGCTAGGTGCCATCAACCCAGTGTACAAGAAGGCTAACAGAATGGACTGTGTCATCTTTAGAGCCATCACAGCCCTTTATGCTGCCTACAGAGTTCGTCGGAAGCTACCAAGCTGGGTTTGTTGCAGCCAAATCCACCACCCAGCAGatcttcactctacggcagatgCTCCAGAagtgccgagagcaccagatccagacgcatcatcTCTTCATTGACTTCAAGGCGGCCTGTGTTAACATAGATCGGACTGAactatggaacaccatgcagcagtacggttttcctgggaagctggtacgcCTGTTGAGGGCCACGATGAATGGCTTTCCTGCCTTCTATTCAACATCGCTgtggaaggtgtcatgaggAACGTGGGCTTTGACATCCGCAACCCGATATCCTGACGGTGACGAAGGCCAGCAGAATTCAGTGGATGGGTCATgccatgaggatgccggactcatgccccaccaagaagggtGCTAATCAGCGACCCATCCGGCAGAAGACGACGAGGAGCTCagcgtgctcggtggatgAACCAAGTGAAGCAGAACCTGCGAGATATCGGATGCGACCGGGAATGGAGAACTGCAGCCATGGATCGAGCTACCTGGAGCTACGATTGGTGACCTGGCCATGTTagtacgacgtgctcaattgtgagcgggccagaagagaaaaagaggtGTTTCAAAAATAGCCAAAATTATAATAAAGGTCTTACGCTGGCACACAGAGTCATTAGAATGCACGTAGTGGAataaatgtaaatatatattacAATTAATAGTTTAGTACAATAAAACATTGAACTGACATACGATGGTGGTGCCCAGTAGTTGTCGTTTTAGGATATATAAGCGCAGCAATACATGTTAGTAGGCAAAAAAATAGTTTAGGCTTTCCAAACAGTTGTCAGCAGTTTTGCACTACTATTTGcgaattaattaaacaataCGCTCTGAATATTGTAAAAACTCGAAAAGAATATGCTCATTCAAACGAATAAAGACCAAACATTGaggtaaaatataaaaaaaaaattcctgCGTTGTGAGTCTTCAAATGTATTCGCAtagaacaaacgaaagaaaaaaatataccagACCAAAATTTGGAAACGTACGGCACGGCCAAAACGGCGAAAATTAttcacaaaagtaacaggagaacataccaGTCAAGAGGTAGTAAACAGTCGCAAAATTTGTTCGCGCACCGATCGGTTGAAACAGCGAAAATTTTTCGCataagtaacaggagagcataacAGCAAGCTTTTATTACTGATCAATAGATGGTGCTGTCAAAATTGTGCTTCAAAATCCGACTAACAGATGGCGCTGATCAcaacaatttgtttttaaatttgtcgaacagatggcgctgatgttgatgaaatttaattttatagcgTGGCCTTTTtgttagcgccatctatgagtgagttttcgaaattaattttcgaGCAGCTGTTATATTCGAAGTGTTATAcggaatattttttttcggaaaatttTGCGCCTGGTGTTACCTCCTGactggtatgctctcctgttacttttgtgaaaaattttcgTTGTTTCGCCGATCGATGCGCGACCACATTTTGCGGATGTTTACACCTCTTAACTagtatgttctcctgttacttttgtgaaCAATTTTCGCTGTTTTGGGCGTACCGAGCGTGTCTAAATTTTTAtctcgttcattttttttcctcattcgtTCGCTTTAAGCATTCGtttctttcaataattttGTGATATTTGCACCATGATGAATGAAGAATAAAGGCAGTTTGATATTTAGAAAGTACTTGATTTTCGATTGTTTATTCCAATTATTACACAGCTGTCGTACAGGGGTAACACATTTATTTACGCTCCACATTATGCTACGGATATCCTTTTGCTTCTAAATTTGTTACTCAAACGTCTAATGTGGCTTCATTTCGAATTAGATTTTCACGTTTCCTAACACGCTACACAAACACGAGGTGCCGTAAATAGCGTGGGATAATAAATTTTGCTCTAAAAAATAGATCTATCTCTTTTGTGTTCGTACAACTATCCGAAAAGCTCTCCTAACAATTCCGCATCGCAAccgaaatgaaagaaaaagcaacgagCAGCACAACTGGGGTCGAATTATGTATGTGTGGAAGGCAACATGTGTTCGTGTTTAGCCAATTTGTTGAATCGCTTCTTTCGCTACGCTAGATTTAAGGTAAAAACTAGTTTACAAATGTatcagaaagaaaaactcaaCCTCCTAACATCGCAGTATGTCTACGCAGCTCGCTAAACGTACACGCGGCCTCGTCGGCCTCCTAAACTATGCActgatttgtgttttttgtttctttcggcAAAAGGAAAGGTACGCGCACAGAAGCGAATGGCTTGCTAAATCCTACTCAGCTAACTTACACGCCAGGCCGGTCCTGGCGGATGGCTCTTATCAAAAACGAAGAGCCCAGAGCGCAACGCTATTAACAATAAAACACCTGCGTCCCTACCAGGTCGGCTGTAAAAAGTATGTACACACAGCGGGTCCTTGCCACGTGGCATGCGGAACAACCGGAAATGAGCCGTTGCCCTCCCTTCTTCGAATGGCCGCTAgcgaaaaacaggaaaacaatTACGTAGCCCTAAAATGTGTGCCTCTTTGTCGTAACAATTGCTCGGTCGTCGTATCTCGTGATCGTGGCCGTGGCCGCTTATTAGCACGCTAAATCTAACTCAAATCTACAGCGCATCTTCTGCAGTACGCAAACAAGTGAGGGACGGTTCTCGCTGGGAGTAATCTTGCTTTCCTAaccatctctctcgctcacgtgCCAAGATCCTGCGTGGATTTAAAGCACTGAGTTGAAAAAGGCTTCGCACTTCCGATAGCGAAGGAGAGCTCGGATGCACCATTGCCGGTGCATCTTTCTCTTCCGAAGGGTGATTTGGCTCGTTCTGGTGGTGCTTTTGgcagcacacacgcacatacatgGTCGCCTACTGCCTCACTTACATCTAACGCAGCTTAATGGTTAAGTTATGGCAAATACATCATAGACACAGAGAGTTCGCCACCGTACCGTGTGTCAACTGGGGAGGGTTGCTTCCGTTGGGCGGTGGTGTGCGTTGGCCGGAACCGGATGGCAGGAGAACGGGATGACGAGGACGGGATGGACGACAGGAGCAGATGATTCGAAGGTCGACGAAGGGTTGACCAGTGGTGGCATGAACGTATTTACAAATGGATCTTCTCCTGTTGCCGGTTCTTTTCCACGAGCAGAGCTTTCTAttctctcccctcccccaacCGGTGTGGTGTGACGGcgcgataaataaataaaactcttCGCGAACTCTGCGAATCTCGCAGCGCTTACACTATCTTAATCGTACAGTCCGTTTCGAGCTTCACGAGCGTCTTCTTGACTCGCAGCGCAGTTAACCGTACGGCCGGGCTCGGGTGCCAACATTCCTGCATGATCTTCGATAATACTACGAGGATGTCCTCGTCCTGCCATCGCTGGGGGATCGGTGGTCGCACGCCTTTCACGCACACCACTGCGTACATGTCCTCGAAGCTGGGATCGGATGGCACCACGTCCTGGTACGGTAGAGCGTAGTCCTCGCAGGTGGTCGTATTCTTTGCACCTCGCACCGTCGTGATGCAGCGACGTGCCATTTCCCAGAACACCAGCCCCACCGAGTACATGTCGGCCATCTTGAAGCCTTCGAACACCTTGTGATCGAGCGTTTCGCTCAGCACCTCGGGTGCCATATAGCGGCGTGTTCCGACACGCGTATTTGGCGCAATCTGAATCTCGTCCGATTCGCTCGTGTACTTAACCGCGAGGCCGAAATCCGCGATCGCACACTGTCCGTTTCGCTTGACCAGGATGTTCTTGCTCTTGATGTCTCGGTGCGCGATCGAGGGCTTGCCAGGTGTACCGAAGATCTCCGTGTGCAGATGTGCCACACCGGAGGACAGCGAAAGTGCGAGTGTTTTCAGCATGTGCGGGTTAAGGACTCGCTTCTGGAGGTAGTCGTGCAGCGAACCCAGCTCGTGGTAGTCGGTGATCAGCAACATTTGCGTCCACGAGCCCGTGCCCTTGATGTCAGCGGCAATAAATCCAAGGATGTTCTCGTTACGCATCAGCACCGTCTGATAGATCTCCGTTTCCCGGAACCAGGACGCTTCCTCGGTGGTGAAGAAGATCTTCACGGCCACCTTCTCGTCACGCCACTTGGCCAGCCACACCTCACCGTACCGGCCCTTGCCGACCGAGTGCACCATCTGGATCTGCTTGGCAATGGTTCGCTGGACGAGCAGCGGCAACCCAGACCCACTGCCACTCGTTTGCTCCACCAAATCCGCGATCGGCATGTGACCGTTGCCCGTGTTGTACAGCGAGTTCATCAGGTAGGCAGGCTTTCGCTTCTCACGCCTTCGGTACACGCAGTAGATGGCTCCAAGGACCACGATCAGTCCCGCTAGGCACAGGATAACGGAGGTGATGAGCGCAAGCAGTGGCACACTGTTCGTGTTCACTAGCGGTGGTTCCGGTGTGGTGGTCGTACGCGGGCTATACTCGAGCGGTAGATCACGGTTACAGAGGTCCTCGTTGTCGCAGCATACGATGCTTTTGCCGTGGATCTGCGGTGAGATCGTTCCTACTTTGCACTGCAACGGAAGAAGATTGAGAGGGGTTTACACGTTAGAAAAACCGTCAGCAGGGGTTGTGAGGATTATTGAGGCTTACCTGTAGCAATCCACCGCCCTGTTCCGGGGACATACAGCCGTGGCTCCATTCCGGCACAAACTGTTTCGTTTCCTCGTCCATCACCTCTTCGACCGAGACGAAGCAGGAACCGCCGGGTCGCGTCTCGCACGTTCCATTCTGCACATTTCCCGGACAGTGA encodes:
- the LOC128726889 gene encoding LOW QUALITY PROTEIN: bone morphogenetic protein receptor type-1B (The sequence of the model RefSeq protein was modified relative to this genomic sequence to represent the inferred CDS: substituted 1 base at 1 genomic stop codon), whose translation is MSVCDYFVLLMLFSGGILAASDQGSPSGGRDRPLSFSYHSPPYGGEPFXPIILPLHFTARVLQCYCEGHCPGNVQNGTCETRPGGSCFVSVEEVMDEETKQFVPEWSHGCMSPEQGGGLLQCKVGTISPQIHGKSIVCCDNEDLCNRDLPLEYSPRTTTTPEPPLVNTNSVPLLALITSVILCLAGLIVVLGAIYCVYRRREKRKPAYLMNSLYNTGNGHMPIADLVEQTSGSGSGLPLLVQRTIAKQIQMVHSVGKGRYGEVWLAKWRDEKVAVKIFFTTEEASWFRETEIYQTVLMRNENILGFIAADIKGTGSWTQMLLITDYHELGSLHDYLQKRVLNPHMLKTLALSLSSGVAHLHTEIFGTPGKPSIAHRDIKSKNILVKRNGQCAIADFGLAVKYTSESDEIQIAPNTRVGTRRYMAPEVLSETLDHKVFEGFKMADMYSVGLVFWEMARRCITTVRGAKNTTTCEDYALPYQDVVPSDPSFEDMYAVVCVKGVRPPIPQRWQDEDILVVLSKIMQECWHPSPAVRLTALRVKKTLVKLETDCTIKIV